Proteins encoded together in one Terriglobus saanensis SP1PR4 window:
- a CDS encoding sigma-54-dependent transcriptional regulator, with the protein MLADSKPETERRPSRADAAKEPPCRLLVADDQPQILEALRLLLKPEGYELEMVKTPARVIEALSSETFDGVLIDLNYTMDTTSGREGLDLLSRIKAIDAQLPIVVMTAWGNIDLAVEAVRLGAGDFIQKPWENARLLNVLRTQMELHRSQKRSQWLEAENRILRAQGEHEMIASAPSMRPVLELMARIGPSNANVLITGEHGTGKEVVAQTLHRLSSRADRPIVAVNTGALSEGVFESELFGHVKGAFTDARVDRIGRFELASGSTLFLDEIANIPMRQQAKLLRVLETGELERVGSSVTRKVDVRMLSATNADLHAECADGRFREDLLFRLNTVEIHLPPLRDRREDIPLLAGHFLSRYIARYRRSISGFEPTALQTLVQYAWPGNVRELDHTVERAVLMAHGNRIEAADLRIQAPRSAAQSLDHMSLEEVEAILVRKALARADGNVSHAAEALGLSRGALYRRIEKYGLQ; encoded by the coding sequence ATGTTAGCCGACAGTAAGCCCGAGACAGAACGAAGACCATCCAGGGCGGATGCGGCGAAAGAACCGCCGTGCCGCCTTCTGGTGGCGGACGATCAACCTCAGATTCTTGAGGCGCTTCGTCTGCTTCTAAAACCCGAGGGCTATGAGTTGGAGATGGTGAAAACGCCAGCGCGCGTCATCGAAGCTTTGTCCTCCGAGACCTTCGACGGTGTCCTCATCGATCTGAATTACACGATGGATACGACCTCCGGGCGGGAAGGCTTGGACCTGCTTTCGCGCATCAAGGCGATCGATGCACAGCTTCCTATCGTTGTGATGACGGCGTGGGGCAACATCGATCTTGCCGTGGAAGCAGTGCGCCTGGGCGCGGGTGATTTCATTCAGAAGCCGTGGGAGAATGCGCGCCTCCTGAATGTATTACGTACGCAGATGGAACTTCATCGCAGTCAAAAGCGTTCACAGTGGTTGGAGGCTGAGAACAGAATTCTGCGCGCACAGGGCGAACACGAGATGATCGCCTCCGCACCCTCGATGCGACCCGTGCTGGAACTGATGGCACGTATCGGCCCGTCGAATGCGAATGTTTTGATCACAGGTGAACACGGCACGGGAAAAGAGGTGGTAGCGCAGACGCTGCACCGGCTCTCCTCACGCGCCGATCGGCCCATTGTTGCCGTAAATACGGGCGCGCTTTCGGAAGGCGTCTTCGAGAGTGAGCTCTTTGGGCACGTCAAAGGAGCTTTCACAGACGCGCGTGTGGACCGCATTGGCCGCTTCGAACTTGCCAGTGGCAGTACGTTGTTCCTGGATGAGATCGCTAACATTCCCATGCGGCAACAGGCCAAGCTGTTGCGCGTGCTGGAGACGGGCGAGTTGGAACGTGTCGGATCTTCCGTAACGCGCAAGGTCGATGTGCGCATGCTGTCAGCGACCAACGCTGACCTGCATGCAGAGTGCGCAGACGGCCGCTTCCGCGAAGACCTTCTATTTCGACTGAATACTGTGGAGATTCATCTGCCTCCCTTGCGCGATCGTCGCGAAGACATTCCGCTGCTTGCGGGGCACTTTCTTTCGCGTTACATTGCGCGGTATCGCAGATCGATCTCGGGATTTGAGCCCACGGCGTTGCAAACGCTGGTGCAGTATGCATGGCCGGGCAATGTGCGCGAGCTCGACCATACCGTAGAGAGAGCAGTGTTGATGGCGCATGGCAACCGCATTGAGGCCGCCGATCTCCGCATCCAGGCCCCACGTTCGGCGGCGCAGAGCCTCGACCACATGAGTCTGGAAGAGGTCGAAGCGATCCTGGTGCGAAAGGCGCTGGCGCGTGCCGACGGCAACGTCAGTCATGCGGCGGAGGCGCTCGGTCTCAGCCGAGGCGCGCTGTATCGGCGTATAGAGAAGTATGGACTCCAATAA
- a CDS encoding TolC family protein: protein MKKKLSIAAISITLTAGAQTPATQTTSQTTVVETPAVRVAAQKPALRLDIPHSYNPINTYRATLVPAPNLANSPRIDGLIHNGILDLSLKDAIALALENNLDLAISRYNIPIASADVLRTQAGGSFRGVNTGVVQNTPGGGVGGFGSGSSGAGAGGTSGGAGGAGSGANGLVSSTLGAGTNVSSYDPTITGSINNEHYSQPLANLVVYGTPTLQLNDTNGNFGYSQAFPTGTSFSAVFKNNRETTNSSSSFLNPSLTTYYSVQLQQQLLAGFGLGPNLRFLRIAKNNQRISDAAFRLQVATTITQIANMYWDLVAAYEDEGVKERALEFARQTLDSGQKQLALQAIPAMDVMKDEAEVANREQDVTIAKTTLQFQELLIKNALTKNLDDPILEAIPVHPTDKTTALTDAPAPDPVALIDQALKNRIELSESDIDLENRRLSRDAARNALLPTVSLIGYYGGTGLAGVQNPNTSIVSTAPVGFGGAVRNAFNNTAPDYYVGLNMNIPLRNRVAKSDQYRAELETRQSEIRLQQQKKQIRIEVRNAQYALAQSQARVTSAIKSRDLAQKTFEITGKEQELGAGSNLQTLTARRDLSIAESALVAAMTAYEKAKIELDRALGTTLEANTISIESAKTGIAANQ, encoded by the coding sequence ATGAAGAAGAAACTTTCAATCGCGGCCATCAGCATCACTCTGACCGCCGGAGCCCAGACGCCTGCCACACAGACGACCTCACAGACAACGGTTGTAGAAACACCGGCTGTGCGGGTCGCGGCACAAAAACCCGCGCTGCGGCTGGACATTCCTCATTCCTATAATCCCATCAATACCTATCGAGCGACGCTGGTGCCCGCGCCGAATCTGGCCAACTCACCTCGGATTGATGGATTGATTCACAATGGGATCCTCGATCTTTCTCTCAAGGATGCGATCGCCCTTGCCTTGGAAAACAACCTTGACCTTGCGATCTCGCGCTACAACATTCCCATTGCAAGCGCGGACGTCCTTCGCACACAGGCTGGCGGATCCTTCCGTGGTGTTAACACGGGCGTTGTGCAGAACACACCGGGTGGCGGCGTAGGCGGCTTCGGTTCCGGTTCTTCGGGCGCTGGCGCGGGTGGTACGTCGGGCGGTGCAGGTGGTGCTGGTTCGGGCGCGAACGGTCTCGTGTCCTCCACGCTCGGTGCGGGAACCAATGTGTCTTCGTATGATCCAACGATCACGGGAAGCATCAACAACGAGCACTACTCGCAACCGCTTGCGAATCTGGTCGTCTACGGCACGCCGACTCTGCAATTGAACGACACGAACGGCAACTTTGGCTATTCACAAGCTTTCCCCACCGGAACATCCTTCTCCGCGGTGTTCAAGAACAACAGGGAAACGACGAACAGCTCTTCCAGCTTCCTGAACCCGTCGTTGACCACCTACTATAGTGTGCAGCTCCAGCAGCAGCTGCTTGCTGGATTCGGACTCGGCCCCAATCTCCGCTTCCTTCGCATCGCGAAGAACAACCAGAGAATCTCGGATGCCGCCTTCCGTCTTCAGGTGGCGACGACGATCACGCAGATCGCGAACATGTACTGGGACCTCGTCGCGGCCTATGAGGATGAGGGAGTGAAGGAGCGTGCGCTTGAGTTTGCGCGGCAAACTCTGGACAGCGGACAAAAGCAGCTTGCCCTGCAGGCGATTCCCGCCATGGATGTCATGAAGGATGAAGCCGAGGTGGCCAACCGTGAGCAGGATGTCACCATTGCGAAGACCACGCTGCAGTTCCAGGAGCTTCTGATCAAGAACGCTTTGACGAAGAACCTCGACGACCCGATCCTTGAAGCCATCCCGGTTCACCCAACGGACAAGACGACGGCGCTCACGGACGCTCCCGCGCCCGATCCGGTCGCGCTGATCGATCAGGCATTGAAAAACCGCATTGAACTGAGCGAGTCGGACATCGATCTGGAAAACCGCCGTCTCAGCCGCGACGCGGCACGCAACGCGCTTCTGCCCACGGTTTCTCTGATCGGATACTACGGAGGTACGGGCCTTGCAGGCGTCCAGAACCCGAACACGAGCATCGTCTCCACCGCACCGGTGGGATTTGGCGGGGCGGTAAGGAACGCTTTCAACAATACTGCACCGGACTACTACGTCGGGCTCAATATGAATATCCCTCTGCGGAATCGCGTGGCCAAATCCGACCAATACCGTGCGGAGCTGGAAACGCGGCAATCAGAGATTCGCCTGCAGCAGCAGAAGAAGCAGATTCGCATTGAAGTCCGCAACGCGCAGTACGCGTTAGCGCAGAGCCAGGCACGTGTGACTTCCGCCATCAAATCACGCGACTTGGCACAGAAGACCTTCGAGATCACAGGGAAAGAACAGGAACTGGGGGCTGGCTCGAACCTGCAGACGCTCACGGCTCGACGGGACCTCTCTATCGCGGAGTCTGCGCTCGTCGCTGCCATGACGGCCTATGAGAAGGCTAAAATTGAGCTCGACCGCGCTCTTGGGACTACGCTGGAAGCGAACACGATTTCCATCGAGTCTGCAAAGACCGGAATAGCGGCGAACCAGTAG